In Candidatus Kaistella beijingensis, a genomic segment contains:
- a CDS encoding efflux RND transporter permease subunit, producing the protein MIQNLIKLSLRNRYFVLLIAIGLFIWGIFAVRDNPIDAIPDLSENQVIVFTEWMGRSPQIIEDQVTFPLVSNLQGIPKIKNIRASSMFGMSFVYVIFEDNVDIYWARTRVMERLNYAQRLLPQDVTPTLGPDGTGVGHVFWYHLDAPKMDLGDQRALQDWYVKFALQTVPGVAEVASFGGFEKQYQLVVDPVKLQYYNVSLMDVMNKVKANNNDVGGRKFEMADMAYVIRGLGYIKNVADIEEIAVGNYNGIPVRVKDIGSVQMGGDLRLGIFDADGEGEVVGGIVVARYGENADKVINDVKEKMKDVEKGLPEGVTFKTSYDRSTLIEGAIDNIKTKLIEEIIVVAMIVILFLFHWRSALNIIIQIPVTIAISFILLNAFGLSSNIMSLTGIALAIGVIVDNGIIMSENAYKNLSDWQNHQQNKTP; encoded by the coding sequence ATGATTCAAAATTTAATCAAACTCTCCCTCCGCAACAGGTATTTCGTTTTGCTGATTGCAATCGGCCTTTTTATCTGGGGTATTTTTGCGGTAAGGGACAATCCCATCGATGCCATTCCGGATCTGAGTGAGAACCAGGTCATCGTTTTTACCGAGTGGATGGGCAGAAGTCCCCAGATTATTGAAGATCAGGTGACTTTTCCTCTGGTCAGCAACCTTCAGGGAATTCCGAAAATTAAGAACATCCGGGCTTCCTCTATGTTTGGGATGAGTTTCGTGTATGTCATTTTCGAAGATAACGTAGATATTTATTGGGCCAGAACCCGGGTAATGGAACGCCTCAATTATGCGCAGCGTTTACTCCCACAAGATGTCACCCCTACGCTCGGACCGGATGGCACTGGTGTTGGTCACGTTTTCTGGTACCATTTGGATGCACCTAAAATGGATTTAGGAGACCAGCGCGCCCTCCAGGACTGGTACGTCAAGTTTGCCCTGCAGACGGTTCCCGGCGTTGCGGAAGTAGCTTCTTTTGGAGGTTTCGAAAAACAGTACCAACTCGTCGTAGATCCTGTAAAACTGCAGTACTATAACGTCTCTCTGATGGATGTGATGAACAAAGTGAAAGCCAATAATAATGATGTGGGCGGACGTAAATTTGAAATGGCCGATATGGCCTACGTCATCCGTGGACTTGGTTACATTAAGAATGTAGCCGATATCGAAGAAATCGCGGTGGGAAATTACAACGGTATTCCCGTGCGGGTGAAAGATATTGGCTCGGTACAAATGGGTGGCGATCTGCGTCTGGGTATTTTTGATGCAGACGGTGAAGGCGAAGTCGTGGGCGGTATCGTAGTGGCACGGTATGGCGAAAATGCAGATAAGGTCATCAACGATGTGAAAGAGAAAATGAAGGATGTTGAAAAAGGTCTACCGGAAGGCGTCACCTTCAAAACATCGTACGACCGTAGTACGCTGATTGAAGGGGCAATAGACAATATTAAAACCAAGCTGATTGAAGAAATTATCGTGGTGGCAATGATTGTTATTCTGTTCCTATTCCACTGGCGAAGTGCATTGAACATCATCATTCAGATTCCGGTCACCATTGCCATCAGTTTTATTCTGCTCAATGCGTTTGGACTTTCCTCAAATATCATGTCCCTTACAGGAATTGCGCTGGCAATTGGGGTGATCGTGGATAACGGAATTATCATGTCTGAAAATGCATATAAAAATCTCTCCGATTGGCAGAACCATCAACAAAATAAAACCCCCTAA
- a CDS encoding DUF3347 domain-containing protein, with translation MKTLIFSLLAIGTLALSSCKENKEQKSTTETSMQHDMSMMSDSSAMGDMPMDRKVTVIDAKKSSANLTELYSHYTHLTFALSGDDDKEAVNAAKGMLEALTKIDKNGFSAEQKKEYADLESSIREHAQHIAENAGKIDHQREHLDIMSADFYDLLKDFGTPKPVYKIFCPMFNDNKGTFWLSDSREVKNPYYGKEMLSCGEVQEEIK, from the coding sequence ATGAAAACACTAATATTCAGCCTTTTAGCAATTGGCACACTTGCACTCTCTTCTTGTAAAGAAAACAAAGAACAGAAAAGCACCACTGAAACATCCATGCAGCATGATATGAGCATGATGTCTGACAGTTCAGCGATGGGCGATATGCCTATGGATAGAAAGGTAACCGTGATAGACGCAAAAAAATCTTCCGCAAATCTTACAGAACTCTATTCCCATTACACCCATCTTACATTTGCGTTGTCGGGTGATGATGATAAAGAAGCAGTCAATGCTGCTAAGGGGATGTTAGAGGCGCTAACTAAAATAGACAAAAACGGATTTTCCGCTGAACAGAAAAAAGAATATGCTGACCTCGAATCAAGCATTAGAGAACATGCGCAGCATATTGCGGAGAATGCTGGAAAGATTGATCATCAGCGCGAACACCTGGACATAATGAGTGCAGATTTTTACGACCTGTTGAAGGATTTCGGAACTCCAAAACCGGTGTACAAAATCTTCTGTCCAATGTTCAATGATAACAAAGGGACTTTTTGGCTTAGCGATTCACGTGAGGTGAAGAATCCTTATTATGGCAAAGAAATGCTGTCGTGTGGCGAGGTTCAGGAGGAGATTAAGTAA
- a CDS encoding relaxase/mobilization nuclease domain-containing protein produces the protein MNNSATTRRISKIAIEYNGNDKGTAECVYSNNLLSTMPEERFEEMKIVAERNPNVKKWALTGYISPAKEIGDILTNDELKELALKSLKDVGLTENNQIVLDVHNSTKQKHIHFIVNRIDVYGKCTVKSANIGRRFGESVRNVCKEMNLKTDVEIGKEKKQQMLKILQNCMKVSRNFDDLVDYMRRCGYRVTLSQNVKDGISGMRIVRLKDINDHTQRQYHPGYKLSEITSKLKIKDIKEILNRNAESYQSAIFSQSNPQTNEIKHPEKSALREIENAVKELLKPSYTPAADDELLRKRKRRR, from the coding sequence ATGAACAATTCGGCAACGACGAGGAGGATCAGTAAGATAGCGATTGAATACAACGGCAATGACAAAGGCACGGCGGAATGTGTTTATTCCAACAACCTGCTTTCAACAATGCCGGAGGAAAGATTTGAAGAGATGAAGATTGTCGCCGAGAGAAATCCGAATGTAAAGAAATGGGCTCTCACAGGTTACATTTCTCCGGCAAAGGAAATTGGAGACATACTGACCAACGACGAATTGAAGGAACTGGCTTTAAAATCATTGAAAGATGTGGGACTTACAGAAAATAACCAAATCGTCTTGGATGTCCACAATTCCACGAAGCAGAAACATATCCACTTCATCGTGAACCGCATAGATGTTTATGGTAAATGCACGGTAAAATCTGCCAATATCGGAAGGCGCTTCGGCGAATCGGTTCGAAATGTCTGCAAAGAGATGAACCTGAAAACAGATGTGGAAATCGGAAAGGAGAAAAAGCAGCAGATGCTGAAAATCCTGCAAAACTGTATGAAGGTCTCAAGAAATTTTGATGACTTGGTCGATTATATGCGGAGATGTGGTTACAGAGTGACGCTCTCGCAGAATGTGAAGGACGGTATTTCGGGGATGCGGATTGTTAGATTAAAGGACATAAACGACCATACCCAGAGGCAGTACCATCCCGGTTACAAACTTTCGGAGATCACCAGCAAACTGAAGATTAAGGACATCAAAGAAATTCTAAACCGGAATGCGGAAAGCTACCAGTCGGCAATTTTCAGTCAGAGTAATCCACAAACGAACGAAATAAAACATCCGGAAAAATCAGCCCTCAGGGAGATTGAAAATGCCGTGAAGGAACTCCTCAAACCGAGCTACACACCGGCGGCAGACGATGAATTGCTGAGGAAGAGAAAAAGAAGACGATAA
- a CDS encoding plasmid mobilization protein, with the protein MKNDFLKQFVRQISEQQIAKVAEEKRRNRFREIGREGGLKKKTANQFSKVVSVRFTEKEFEKIQKEADFYKLKISKYLRLISTEKELKVNEFQTDVVLLNYGNNFIRISNLLRNREWNEFENKKEILEEIQTATRLIREYLYQQIIKHEQFGNDEEDQ; encoded by the coding sequence ATGAAAAATGACTTTTTAAAACAGTTTGTAAGACAGATTTCCGAGCAGCAAATTGCAAAGGTTGCAGAAGAAAAAAGAAGGAACCGCTTTCGCGAAATCGGTAGAGAGGGAGGTTTGAAAAAGAAGACGGCGAACCAATTTTCGAAGGTAGTCTCAGTTCGTTTTACCGAAAAGGAGTTTGAGAAAATTCAAAAGGAGGCTGACTTCTACAAACTCAAAATTTCAAAATATTTAAGACTGATTTCTACCGAAAAGGAACTTAAAGTAAACGAGTTTCAAACCGATGTAGTCCTGTTGAATTATGGCAACAATTTTATAAGGATATCCAATCTGCTCCGGAACAGAGAATGGAATGAGTTTGAAAACAAGAAAGAGATCCTTGAGGAAATTCAAACTGCAACGAGGTTGATCCGGGAATACCTCTACCAACAAATCATCAAGCATGAACAATTCGGCAACGACGAGGAGGATCAGTAA
- a CDS encoding toprim domain-containing protein: protein MNCKQANENISIKEVMESFSLFPSKEHPKTAYYYAINRQERTPSLLVNYVKNIAFDFGTGKQYDVVSIVQELKQCTVSDALEYLSRFDFSYKKPSVTEAITAENTNQILEVKEVIHPALLDYLKSRKLESQKSQLSEVHYRINDKRYFGLGFKNDSGGYEIRSSFSKICLGKKDITTIKNNSENLKVFEGFTDYLSHKILEPEKTPSDYLILNSVAMVHKTSGLFGNYKSVEMYLDNDRAGEQCRDSILKIFPKANDRSNEYFLHQDLNDFLISQEEKTLENKLEKNQTAIHDAEGNRNIYRRKR, encoded by the coding sequence ATGAATTGCAAACAAGCCAACGAAAATATCAGCATCAAAGAAGTAATGGAAAGTTTTTCTCTATTCCCAAGCAAAGAACATCCGAAAACAGCCTATTATTATGCTATCAATCGACAAGAACGAACGCCAAGTTTATTAGTGAATTATGTGAAAAATATTGCCTTTGATTTTGGCACTGGAAAACAATACGATGTCGTGTCGATAGTTCAGGAGCTCAAACAATGCACTGTATCCGATGCTCTTGAATATCTTTCTCGTTTCGATTTTTCTTATAAAAAGCCGAGTGTGACGGAAGCAATTACTGCTGAAAATACAAATCAAATTCTCGAAGTAAAGGAAGTTATTCACCCGGCATTGTTAGACTATTTGAAATCAAGAAAACTCGAGTCACAAAAATCGCAATTGAGCGAAGTACACTACCGGATTAACGACAAAAGATATTTCGGGCTCGGTTTTAAAAACGATTCGGGAGGCTACGAAATCCGCAGCAGTTTTTCCAAAATCTGTCTTGGAAAAAAGGATATCACCACGATAAAAAATAATTCTGAAAACCTCAAGGTTTTCGAGGGCTTTACCGATTACCTCTCCCATAAAATTTTAGAACCGGAAAAGACACCTTCCGACTATCTAATTCTGAACTCTGTCGCCATGGTTCACAAGACATCAGGGCTTTTTGGAAATTATAAATCTGTCGAAATGTACCTGGATAACGACCGCGCCGGCGAACAGTGCCGGGATTCAATTTTGAAAATTTTCCCGAAGGCAAATGACCGATCGAATGAATATTTCCTCCATCAAGATCTGAATGATTTCCTGATATCACAGGAAGAAAAGACACTTGAAAATAAGCTTGAAAAAAATCAAACAGCCATACACGATGCTGAGGGAAACCGGAATATTTACAGGAGAAAAAGATGA
- a CDS encoding virulence-associated E family protein, with protein sequence MEEITNKPAEEQKIPVLYQTASETTTIFDMVMKYLESKYDLRFNAIALEIEISLKGKDDWTELNINSLLIELVQAGMQITMQKLEILVRSHLIKRYNPIAEYFKKLAGWDGEDHIRKLAGFVRTNDSEAFHYHLEKWLTRAVLCALKKDYVNKQCLVLASSKQNTGKTTFLRFLIPDGLKGYYSENVTVDKDGIIAICKNFILNADELAVLSKSDVNTLKSFISMGGAKVRVPYGRKPENMDRICSFVASTNRTDFLTDETGSVRWLVFEVLSIDFNYSKEIDIDKVWAQAYHNAFERKNYQPEMTLSDIEANELRNEQFSQLSLEQEIVSAHFEKSKDIKDFLTATDIVVAMNNALNLRLNNIKVGKALTRLKYERIKHPKLQVYGYLIRRKID encoded by the coding sequence ATGGAAGAAATAACCAACAAGCCGGCTGAAGAGCAAAAAATCCCAGTACTCTACCAAACCGCTTCCGAGACCACTACCATTTTCGATATGGTGATGAAGTATCTGGAAAGCAAGTATGACCTTCGCTTTAACGCCATCGCCCTGGAGATAGAAATATCGCTCAAGGGAAAGGACGACTGGACAGAGCTAAACATCAACTCCCTGCTGATAGAACTCGTACAGGCCGGGATGCAGATCACCATGCAGAAGTTGGAGATCCTAGTACGGAGCCACCTGATAAAGAGATACAACCCGATAGCGGAATACTTTAAAAAACTCGCGGGCTGGGACGGCGAAGACCATATCCGGAAGCTGGCGGGATTTGTTCGGACCAACGACAGCGAAGCGTTCCACTACCATCTCGAGAAGTGGCTGACCCGCGCCGTGCTTTGCGCATTGAAGAAAGACTATGTCAACAAGCAGTGCCTCGTGCTGGCAAGCTCCAAACAGAACACGGGCAAAACCACCTTCCTGCGGTTCCTCATCCCGGACGGGCTCAAGGGTTATTATTCCGAAAATGTCACAGTGGACAAGGACGGCATCATTGCCATCTGCAAAAATTTCATCCTCAATGCGGACGAGCTGGCCGTCCTGTCCAAATCGGATGTCAACACTCTGAAATCCTTCATCTCGATGGGCGGCGCAAAAGTAAGGGTGCCTTACGGACGGAAGCCGGAGAACATGGATAGGATATGTTCCTTTGTTGCCTCCACCAACAGAACAGATTTCCTTACCGACGAGACAGGAAGCGTAAGGTGGCTGGTTTTCGAAGTTTTAAGCATTGACTTCAATTATTCCAAAGAAATAGACATAGACAAGGTATGGGCGCAGGCGTACCACAATGCTTTTGAAAGAAAAAATTACCAACCGGAAATGACGCTCTCGGACATAGAGGCTAATGAGCTGAGGAACGAGCAGTTTTCCCAGCTTTCACTTGAGCAGGAAATCGTTTCCGCACACTTCGAGAAATCGAAGGATATCAAGGACTTTCTTACGGCGACGGACATCGTTGTGGCAATGAACAACGCCCTGAATTTAAGATTGAACAACATCAAGGTCGGAAAGGCGCTCACCAGGCTCAAGTATGAAAGAATCAAGCATCCGAAACTCCAGGTGTACGGCTACCTGATCCGAAGAAAGATTGACTGA
- a CDS encoding helix-turn-helix domain-containing protein codes for MKDQERLAALESQMSTLVNSQKEFTSKALQMLALGTKKIYSKEEAALFLNLDPDYLYQLKHHGKLKAYKKKGQKKIYFRKEDLEAYLLGDNVEEIQNDDYDAFEQEILERWKK; via the coding sequence ATGAAAGACCAAGAAAGACTAGCTGCGCTAGAAAGCCAAATGTCCACCTTGGTAAACTCGCAAAAAGAGTTTACCTCCAAGGCGCTACAGATGCTCGCCCTCGGAACCAAGAAGATCTATTCCAAGGAAGAGGCCGCGCTGTTCCTCAACCTGGATCCGGACTATCTCTACCAACTCAAACACCACGGCAAACTGAAGGCCTACAAAAAGAAGGGGCAAAAGAAAATCTACTTTCGCAAAGAAGATCTGGAAGCTTATCTTCTGGGGGATAATGTGGAGGAAATACAAAATGATGACTACGATGCATTCGAGCAGGAAATTCTGGAGCGATGGAAGAAATAA